One stretch of Streptomyces sp. A2-16 DNA includes these proteins:
- a CDS encoding DUF6879 family protein: MFDSFRTGTSERLDRPAYHADLGRVYSSGIGFLNKLERGQHFKERGFPSWEAFADGDWERALSLADERREDYAKELRQASRLGVTQRRLRVVEFPITPYVQWELFVLRVRVDVGDDIKVLDARDISHIERTRPVPEVVILGDVVMYEVVYDEDGNAAGANRYTDRSLIRETNAGFDALYERGEEFRDFFDREIVPLAPPRVSGAPTGVRGSR; encoded by the coding sequence ATGTTTGACTCCTTCCGCACCGGCACCTCCGAACGCCTGGACCGCCCCGCCTACCACGCGGACTTAGGCCGGGTCTACTCCAGCGGGATCGGCTTCCTCAACAAGCTCGAGCGAGGCCAGCACTTCAAGGAGCGCGGCTTCCCGAGCTGGGAGGCCTTCGCCGACGGCGACTGGGAGAGGGCCCTGTCCCTGGCCGACGAGAGGCGCGAGGACTACGCCAAAGAACTCCGCCAGGCGTCGCGACTGGGCGTCACGCAACGCCGCCTTCGTGTCGTGGAATTCCCGATCACACCGTATGTGCAATGGGAGTTGTTCGTCCTGCGCGTACGCGTGGATGTGGGCGACGACATCAAGGTCCTCGACGCTCGCGATATTTCGCACATCGAGCGGACTCGCCCAGTTCCAGAGGTAGTGATTCTCGGCGATGTAGTCATGTACGAGGTCGTTTACGACGAGGACGGAAATGCGGCCGGAGCCAACCGTTACACCGACCGCTCACTGATCCGGGAGACGAACGCCGGATTCGATGCGCTTTATGAGCGCGGTGAGGAATTCCGCGATTTCTTCGACCGGGAGATCGTCCCCCTGGCCCCGCCCCGGGTGTCCGGTGCTCCGACGGGTGTTCGCGGTTCGCGGTGA
- a CDS encoding helix-turn-helix transcriptional regulator has product MDDEVQQPEYDVGTGMLCVFGRQLKLFRERAGVDRARLGSLTGYSASTIASFEQGRRIPPPKFIDRADEVLDAGGVLRASKEEVARAQYPAFFRDAAKLESEAVELQVYDTQLVNGLLQTVEYARAVFAMWQPLLDEALMEQRVTARLARQEIFSRHPAPHLSFVIEEAVLLRPLGGEAVWRGQLEHLMLMAEKRNVVIQVMPLSRQEHAGLAGPFTLMEAKDGRRIAYTEVQGDSRVHTERPKVRELERTYGILRAQAHTPTESLALIEKLLGER; this is encoded by the coding sequence GTGGACGACGAGGTTCAGCAGCCGGAGTACGACGTCGGGACGGGCATGTTGTGCGTGTTCGGGCGGCAGTTGAAGCTGTTCCGGGAGCGGGCGGGTGTGGACCGCGCGAGGCTCGGGTCGCTGACCGGGTACTCGGCCTCGACGATCGCGTCGTTCGAGCAGGGGAGACGTATCCCGCCGCCGAAGTTCATCGACCGAGCTGATGAAGTGCTGGACGCGGGTGGGGTGTTGAGAGCGAGCAAGGAGGAGGTGGCTCGGGCTCAGTATCCGGCGTTCTTCCGGGATGCGGCCAAGTTGGAGTCCGAGGCCGTCGAGCTGCAGGTGTATGACACTCAGTTGGTCAACGGGCTGTTGCAGACGGTGGAGTACGCGCGAGCGGTGTTCGCCATGTGGCAGCCGTTGTTGGACGAAGCGCTCATGGAGCAGCGAGTAACCGCACGACTGGCACGGCAGGAGATCTTCTCCCGACACCCTGCGCCGCATCTGAGTTTTGTGATCGAGGAGGCTGTCCTGCTCCGGCCGCTCGGCGGAGAGGCTGTCTGGCGAGGCCAGTTGGAGCACCTCATGCTGATGGCGGAGAAGCGCAACGTGGTAATCCAGGTGATGCCGTTGTCCCGCCAGGAACATGCGGGACTCGCTGGACCGTTCACCTTGATGGAAGCCAAGGATGGGCGCAGGATCGCGTACACGGAGGTGCAAGGCGACAGCCGTGTGCACACAGAGCGTCCCAAGGTGCGGGAGCTTGAGCGTACGTACGGGATCCTTCGGGCGCAGGCCCACACTCCGACAGAATCGCTGGCGTTGATCGAAAAGTTGCTGGGAGAGAGATGA
- a CDS encoding ATP-binding protein produces the protein MQFTSTPRGARLARRLVSHRLNDWGHPYTTPVNEKLTLITAELTANAVRHGHVPGRDFHVQLTLTEDTFRVEVTDTRAEKQPPSTPPAPDSTSESGRGLHLVAALADNWGLTPRPAAPGKTVWAELRVPNGGHPPTHPVALRPADSASAHGHNTESFPATSSRQHDGLELRPEDASYGGRRR, from the coding sequence ATGCAGTTCACCTCAACCCCACGCGGTGCTCGCCTCGCCCGCCGACTCGTCTCGCACCGCCTGAACGACTGGGGCCACCCCTACACGACCCCGGTCAACGAGAAGCTCACCCTCATCACGGCCGAACTCACCGCCAACGCCGTACGCCACGGCCACGTCCCCGGCCGGGACTTCCATGTCCAACTCACCCTGACCGAGGACACGTTCCGTGTCGAGGTGACCGACACCCGCGCCGAGAAACAGCCCCCATCAACTCCCCCGGCCCCCGACTCCACATCCGAGTCCGGCCGCGGCCTTCACCTCGTCGCAGCGCTCGCGGACAACTGGGGCCTCACGCCCCGCCCAGCTGCCCCCGGCAAGACCGTCTGGGCCGAGCTGCGCGTACCGAACGGAGGCCACCCGCCCACGCACCCAGTGGCCCTTCGTCCGGCAGACTCGGCATCAGCGCACGGGCACAACACCGAGTCATTTCCGGCTACTTCTTCACGGCAGCACGACGGCCTCGAGTTGCGGCCTGAGGACGCCAGTTACGGAGGTCGTCGTCGGTGA
- a CDS encoding DUF397 domain-containing protein: MSGDKTGPDTDALAWFKSSYSAGDGGQCVEVAAGIGAVHVRDSKDTTRAALAVEPTAWTAFVEFAAL, from the coding sequence ATGAGCGGGGATAAGACAGGGCCGGACACTGATGCACTGGCATGGTTCAAGAGCAGCTACAGCGCTGGTGACGGTGGCCAGTGCGTCGAGGTCGCGGCTGGTATAGGTGCCGTACACGTCCGCGACTCGAAGGACACAACCCGCGCCGCACTCGCCGTAGAACCCACGGCGTGGACCGCATTCGTCGAGTTCGCGGCACTCTGA